In one window of Helianthus annuus cultivar XRQ/B chromosome 17, HanXRQr2.0-SUNRISE, whole genome shotgun sequence DNA:
- the LOC110923075 gene encoding uncharacterized protein LOC110923075, which yields MASGGNTDTTERITRNELNKMISDEVTKAFDANVSKLVQEVEGQVLSTVENMITSKVDELKEMITGIQGKKEARRCTYKDFMACKPTTFNGEIDPIECQRWIANMEGVFIRSHCDKEDQVMFATGQLLRRAKDWWDSYSKEIGENRVQTLTWQEFKQPFIKYHCPQSAVDRIQEDFLRLRQRDESVNEITNTFLDQLKFCEEIVGTERKKIIRYHGMLKAEIREFITPSKCETLDEIIDLARYREIEIKRQDERGEKRQIEKGSTQGSSKKPRTHDQGKKEASKGGFPRCKTCGKPHSGECLLGRKGCYNCGQEGHPYYNCPNPKRVCYNCNESGHVKAEWPKLKQGVKKEGKKEEPAKAKGRMFQISTEEARAHPNVVSGVKEESSSRSGTQASNDKGKSS from the exons ATGGCAAGTGGAGGAAACACGGATACTACCGAACGTATAACTCGAAACGAGTTAAACAAGATGATTTCGGATGAGGTAACGAAGGCGTTTGATGCAAACGTTTCAAAGTTAGTCCAAGAGGTGGAGGGCCAAGTACTAAGTACGGTGGAGAATATGATCACGAGCAAAGTGGATGAATTGAAGGAAATGATAACCGGGATTCAAGGCAAGAAGGAAGCAAGACGGTGCACCTACAAGGATTTCATGGCATGTAAGCCTACAACCTTTAATGGGGAAATCGATCCCATAGAATGCCAAAGATGGATAGCTAACATGGAAGGGGTGTTCATTCGAAGTCATTGTGACAAGGAAGATCAAGTTATGTTTGCCACAGGGCAACTTTTACGAAGGGCTAAAGATTGGTGGGACTCGTATAGTAAGGAGATCGGAGAGAATCGTGTTCAAACTTTGACTTGGCAAGAATTCAAACAACCTTTTATCAAATACCATTGTCCACAATCAGCGGTGGATCGAATCCAAGAAGACTTTCTCCGACTCCGACAAAGGGATGAATCTGTCAATGAGATCACGAACACCTTCCTTGATCAACTGAAGTTTTGTGAAGAGATAGTTGGAACGGAGAGAAAGAAGATTATCCGTTATCATGGCATGCTTAAGGCTGAAATCCGGGAGTTCATAACTCCTTCGAAATGTGAAACTTTGGACGAGATCATTGATCTAGCAAGGTATAGGGAAATTGAAATAAAGAGGCAAGACGAACGTGGGGAGAAAAGGCAAATTGAGAAGGGGTCAACGCAAGGTTCTTCTAAGAAACCCAGGACGCACGATCAAGGAAAGAAGGAAGCTTCCAAAGGCGGGTTTCCACGATGCAAGACATGTGGAAAACCCCATTCCGGTGAATGCTTATTGGGAAGGAAGGGGTGTTATAATTGCGGACAAGAAGGGCATCCGTACTATAACTGTCCGAATCCCAAGAGGGTGTGCTACAATTGTAATGAATCGGGCCATGTGAAAGCTGAATGGCCAAAGCTCAAACAAGGGGTGAAGAAGGAAGGAAAGAAAGAAGAACCCGCGAAAGCTAAGGGAAGAATGTTTCAAATCTCCACGGAAGAAGCAAGGGCTCACCcgaatgtggtctcag GAGTTAAGGAAGAAAGTTCAAGCCGTTCCGGAACACAAGCTAGCAACGACAAAG gtaaatcgtCTTGA